The DNA sequence ggaatctcgatgatacgaatctcacggggtcacgaaaaatattcgtatcagccgaaattcgtatcatcgaaacaattaaaactagctaaattaaagagtcagtggtgaactcactcagacacacgtgcgtaaaaaggatttatttcttgtagaaaatTCTCTAATGTCCTCTGGCTCTTATTATTTGTCAGGTAATTAGCAggctttgttcaaatccataaaaacgcgcgcacgtgtcgtcgctgatttcgttcgcgcacgcctcagaacttagcgcgcatgcagcgtttcagccgccggtggtgggtccttcgccgtcgcccacgtctaacacaaagaacgcggcccgaagcacagcagccacttcgtccaatggcacgcggaaaatgaagaaaagcgcAAAAGCGacacaagtgccaccgcttcaaattcttcgcgcccagtcgcggcctccgcgctgtccggcgccgcaTCCGCGCCtgcgcaccaaaagagagagggacaaatcgcgtaactgcgcgctgtcctctttcactgccatcggtggggctcatgctcgcggtcgcgtccatccGTGTGCTGgaatcacggaggaaggaaactaaggagagaccctaccccctccgcgcgctaggagaaaagtgtggcggaaatgacgtataggttctcatttttttgctgcttttttattttttttttgctgcttggcGACGCCTTTTGGgacacaatggcggcgttgttctgattttttgagcgctcacacgtgttgctctggtaggtttcgtgccgtggcaaaggcgctgtgtgggcgggtttgcgttagtcaccgtgtcttgttgcgctgtgttacctgcaccctgctctgccggatgttgcgcgagcgcgcgcgctccgagcgcgaaaccacgcgcagcgcggcgtggtttcgcgaaagatgtaaacaagagaggagggtggcacaaaaggtggagcatcgccatgagcaacgccaacttccggcttcacttttgcttcacaaagagtgacgtcagggcctctccttagtttccttcctccgtggctggaatcgtgccaactgtgctctctcctccgcgcagcggcgcaacctcctcccctccttagcaaccggcgcgccggtcaggggcgcagctgcgcatagcaaccgtgacgtcacacagtagcggtagaacgggcGCGCGTGCGTCGGCGGTcgcaccgccgctccttcgccagccgtttcgttgcagtcgagtgagaggcccgtgttgcgcgccatgcggttcggggaagcgccagcggatgccggattcccccaacaccaaacgccagaagaacaaggagcgaatgcgcatgccacgaatgaacatgtcaccagatgcgaaagcaagggaggcagaaaagaaacgccaacagcgactgattagatcgccgggtaccaaaggcagggaagcagaacgaaagcggcagcagcgacaggcgatatcgccgaacaccaaagcgaatgaattggagcgcagacggcagcagcgtctggctttcgccaagcacactttcaaatttccaatgtcttcggtaattttcgtatcaaccgtagcgggtcgaaaattgattcgtaacaaccattctctaacacgttgcgaagtaatggggctcggccgggaccacagaaaaattcgtatcatccagaaattcgtatcagccgtgatcgtatcatcgagattctactgtaaaTTTGCtttagacgaaaaaaaaagcaggagtttGAAAATTACAGGATAGAGCAAGCAATCTATTATGCAGGGCTGTAGGTTCCCAGCTGCATGAAATGAAATAATGTTTAGCTTGCACGCACACAGTGGTATTGTCCCCTGATTAGGAACATTTGCCTACCATGTTCATCATAAAATGTTGCGGTGCCCTTTTAGAGATTTCTGTGTAATCAGCTAGCTTGATCTCAAGTTATGTTAAAAAGGAATGGTTTTGTGTGCAAGTTTGGATAGGTTGTCACACAAAAGATGTTGGTGGACTATAAAAGATCAACCACAAGGAACAAGTTCCCGTGGCTTTCATGCTTTGGTAGCCTCTTCAGGCATTGGCCCTGCGGTCTGGTTTGGACAAAACGTCGAACGAATGTTGCTGCCAGTGCTATATTGTTCTTGATGATGCCGGCTGCCTGACACTGGCGGGTCCAGCAGGAAAAATAAATGGAAAAGACATTTATTTTGGTTGAGGTGTTAATCTCCATTTTCTCACTGATATTGCTTCAGCTTTTCTTTCCGACAGTATTGTTCTTGAGTTCATAAGTAATGTAATAAGCTAAAGCATGAGTCTGGCATCTCAAGGTTGACGAATGAAAGAGCAGAATTTGCATTCTGTGAGACATACAGCATTCACACGTGGCTCTTAAGGTTTCGTTGTTTTGTTCATGTATGAGCTCATGCACTCTTTCTGCAGGACTGTTTCAGAGCTTGACTCTGCACTTGTGAAAGCCTTTCTTTTCTTATTAGATATACTTCCAAGTCAAAATGCACGCAGGTTTGCAAATGGGATAACTTTCTGGAGAAGGAGTGAACGCTGGCACTTGCTTACTAGTATAAAGCTGAACATTACACACAGTATTTGGATTAGGTTAGTGCATGTTCTCCTGTTCACTTGTACGTAGTGAAATCACTCTTGTTTATGTTGGTGTTTATTTTGTTTGCATGTTAATATACAAACTGGACTATCCATCCCTGTCTAAAAACGACTACCCCTATGCAGGCTTCTtggtacacacatacacatggaCTGTATTCACATATACCACAACCATGGATATAAATGTGGGGCAGCAGTTACGTACCAAGTTCTGAAAAATGAATATGAGTCGTTACAGCTGTATGATTTGACTTGATGTAGCACACAGCAGCCATAGCCAGAGACCTTCGAAATCTGTCAGGACACTTATAACTACTGCACTTTAACAAGTGCCAGTAAGCTGTTCATTCCACACATTGTCTCTTTGTGCCTCCCTCTAACCTGATTGCACCAATAATTCTTGCGTAGCCTCCTGGGCTTCAACTTCCCGGTGTCGCACGAAGGAGCCGGCATCGGACGGCTGCTGAAGCGCCCGCGTCCCATGCCACCCGAGCATGACCGAATGGCCGTCCTCACCGAGCAAGAACTCGACCAGTGCTCAGACCAGCCACCGCCCGACTTGCACGAGAAGGCCGTCAAGTTTGGGGACACTCTCAACAGCCATGTGAAGTTGTTCAATGCCATCGACTTCAAAAACAAGTGAGAACCTGTGGTCTTGCTATGAGCGGTACTCGCGAATTGAAAGTGTCTGCTAATTGTTTCATGCGTCTGTTTGCTCCACCGCTCGTCCACCGCGAAGGCGATCGTCTGGGCTCTGCAGAACGACGCATACTGCAGCATCATTGTTCGATCTGTGATTATTCTGCCATTAATTTAGGGGCATTCCATGTGCATTCTAAGCTTGTAGAGTTTGAGCTCAGgagcagtgcaagtgttggaaaACATGATCCCCATGTGCAGATCTTGGGGGACATGCCCGACATGATCCAGTGCTTGCTGGGGTACTGATGTCTTGGAGACCCATTCATATTACCTGCCAAGTAGTGAGGTGCTTTCAGGTTAAGTGGTGAAGAGCCTGACAATTGTCTAAAAGGGCTAGTTCAAGCAAGAATGGACTAGGGTGTTCGAGCACACCTGCTGTACCAAGAACTCTACCCAGTGCAGGTTTGGGGCTCCTTTCTAGTTCAGCGAAAAGTAAGGTGTTTCGGATTGCTATCAGCAGTGATTGAGTTCAGTAATCAGGGTCTTTGGAATTTgttatctttctttcttaatcATTGTTGCAGCTTACCACTTGGAATGGAGCACAGCAACACAGTCGACTTGGTCTGGCATCATAATGTAGCCTAGTGTAGTGAAGTGTACTGGTCATATCTCAGGGATGTTATTGTATAGCTAGGTGGTAGGTCTGAGTGATGCggagcgaaaaaacaaaaaacaaaaaaatgggaAGAATTTTACAATTTGAGGTTTTTACCATGATGCAAACCACTTGCCATGCTAGTACTTCTGCAAACCACCTCTGTCAAAATTTCACTGCCATTGCTACATGCCAACCTTACACCCTCATGTTCTCATGAACGTTTCAGTCAGTTACAGTGcatggtaaaaagaaaaaagaaaggaagtgtggCAGCTCTTGACACTTTAACGCTAACTTCTCCAAGCATGTGAGAGATAAGAAGTGCTATCTTCTGGTGATAAAAGATTAGTGTGAATGTGCAGTTCATAAGGAGCCACAGTGTCAAAATAAGAATTATGTTTAGGCTTAGTAACAAAGCATTCTATTATCTTAGATAAAGACACAGCTGAGAGACTAATGCATACATGTAGAATTTCTGCACACGGCTAGCAATGCTTATCTTTGTGAAAAATGTTGAGAAGCTTTTGTCATTTATAATTTTccttattcttttctttcttatttgttTGTGACATTCTTCCTGTTACTATGCTCAATTTGTGCATTACTTTTGTGGAGGCGCTGCTGTGCCAGTGACAAAGTGGATGGCGTGAGCAAACACCTCGATGGTGCATACGTGGCGAGCAATAAATCAGTTCTTGCCTAGCGCTCCACGAGCCACATTGTTTTCTCCACATTGGTGACCTGGAATAGAACACCATGACATTCCTCGTGCAAATTCCTGCGCTGACCCAGGCGAGCGTCTGTGTGTGCTTTCTGCTACTCACGGAGCATCACAGCCTCGAtgctgtagcagaaatcttctgtgcagaagtgcttgctgcacacccgagttgtagtcGATGGCTGCCCGCCGGTTTTAGGTTTTGCCacccaagcttcatgcagcttcttgtcctgtggctacgtgtgaaggCTGGCAGCGAGCTGCATTGCGCACacccggcactgcggcaccaagcagtagcctaccacgttGGATGCCTTCGAAGGCAGTCACTACCTTTcatagtgctttcaagcgttgtcaAGCAGACACGCGAAGCGGTAAAAAAATCCCCCTtgatcagaaccgcagcgcaagtgggactttaaactttcgttttcagcttgcttttATATTTCTGAAGCAGCCAACGTAATCGCTGTGTCCacatgatccctcataccacATTGCACCGACGGAGGTGCCAGCCTTTCGAGTGGTGGAGTTTGCCCCTAATACTGTATCTCTTACTTTGTTGTTTTGAGAGATGGTTAACATTCAGTGTGCAATTTCCTTTTTCGAAAAACTGTGCTTCACTGTCATGGTGCAGCTTTAATGTGACCCTGGAGCTGCGGACGTACTACCCCAACGGAGTGCTGCTGCTGGCCCAAGCCGGTTCCCTGAATCGGCACTTTGCTCTTGTCCTGTCTGGAGGCCGAGTTTTGCTTGAAATCACAGAGAAGACGCCAAAGAAGCTCCACAGCCATGGTGGCCTTAATGACGGCGACTGGCATCACGTGAGTCTGGCACGAAATCGTTAATCTTGTAACTTGACAGATTCAGCACAAATTGTGGAAGCAAGACTTTTATGAAAAAGTCGTCAAAATCGCATAGTAAAACAATGTAGGAAGAGTTGCCTTGTTATCTGCAAGTAGAGATAATTCTGATGCACGCCATGGCACGGTGACCAAGCAACCGGATACGAAATAGTATTCAAGATGAGAATATCTGGTTTCACAAGGTGCGCAGTGGTATAGCAAAATACATGTGTGTTTTAATTATCTAAATATTGGTCCAGTAGTTGAATGCAGCTCCTTGCTCACATTAATGAGGCATCAGTTCAGGTTGCGATTTTTAATTTCGGATGCTCCTATCAATACAGAGAAATCTGAGATACGGGCATGCATCTCTTATTTGTGTACGGTTTTGTCCTGAATATGTGTAAGTAGAGACTTGAGGTTTAGCATGAATGACCAGTTAGTCATCACGTGGCTGATTTCTTCCCTGCAGAAAGAATATATATAACATCGGCCAATGTTTGTGCATGTTTTCGGTATCTCATTCACAGCCTAGAATGACACAACCAGGTCACTTCGTGTCAAAGGCTGATCGAGTCAAGGATGCGTGATTATATTTGCACTGTCATGCCAGTTTTCTTAAGAGTTTGGTGCTCAATAGATCATTGTTGTGAGACCTTCAGTAATCATGATTCAAACATATTTCATTACTAATTACATGATGAAATGAAACACTTGTCAAAGAGCCGTGTAAAATGAAACTAATAATAACGAATAGAtgctttgtttcttgttttttggtCCCTAAATCTGTAAACTCGTGTGCCCGTTGCTCTCGCAGGTTGGCCTTTCAAAGCAAGGCTCCCGACTGACTCTGTCCGTGGACGACAAGGCGGCATTGATGTTGCAGGTGCACAAGCGAATGCATTTCCGCAGCCCGCTATTCGTTGGCGGCATTGCGTCAAGCCTCCCCGTCCCTGAGGATCTCGTGAGTGCGGCGAATGCCTTGCTCAAGTTCTTACAGACACTGTCATTATTCAGAACACTGCTACATTTCTTTTCATAGCGTGcactgtacagtgaaaccttgttaaaccgtagttggccggagctcagaaGAAGTACGTAGTAAGTGATAGcactgcttaactgaaatagcatgagatcgcccacttacctgttaAAAACGGGAttcagagagagtgtgatgaaagggaaaaaacgtgcagtatttatttacttcgcgcaacaaaagtgttattttcgtttgatgccacggCGGCCTAGCACCGACGACAGCGGCCTGAAACTTaccgaacccgccgtggttgctcagtggctatggtgttaggctgctgtgcacgaggccgcgggatcgaatcttggccacggcggccgcatttcgatgggggcgaaatgcgaaaacacctgtttacttagatttaggggcacacTAAAGAAcaccaggaggtcaaaatttccggagtcctccactacggcgtgcctcataatcagaaagtggttttaacacgtaaaaccccataatttaatttttttttcatacttacCAAAGCTATGAGCCAGCATTTcaaccagccccctcttctcggcaaacactcgcattgcAGATTGATGATGACTTGGTTCTCAGATTGATGATGACTTGGTTCTCTGATTGTGCTACTAGTGCAAGATATGTGTCCTGTCAAGGGCTTTTTATGTGGTTTGTAACATAGGCTGTTACTGGAGGCATAGCGAAGTCGCAGTACTCGAACACCCAATAGTGTTAGCCAGCATAGAGCTGACCAGTAGGTGTCCCTTCTAGTTAGCTTAGTTATCACTTGACTTTGACGATCATCGTTTGGTAGTTTTGGACCAACTTGTTCTTTAGTTGGAGAGGTTATTAACTTCATAAATAATAAGCACAGCATTGTCTCTGTGAATAGTGGTGGCCACCTCATTCGCAAGTTGCGGCAATTATTCATTCCTGCAACTTTGTTTCTGCATTCACTGTAGACACTTGAATTTGATGGCGAGTCTAGGTGTTCATTCATGGAGGAGGACGCAATGTTAGCTTGGAGGAAATAGTGCAACAAAACTGTGGAATGTGGAGGAAAAGCTTGAGTGTCATAGGAAGTACGCATCATGGAAATTCAGAACCAGTTGAAGTCATTCACATTCTATGTGCAAAGCCTCTGTTGGCAGCATGTATTATACAACACAGctctgataaaaaaaaatttgatttgCACTAAGTATGGGACTAATTGTACTGTCATGGAGTGTAAACAGAGTCATGAATATGTTTGGAGAACGAGAGCTAAAGTGGGACTGATCGTAATTTTGATTTCAAAAATTGTCACTAGACATTGGATAGCTTACAGGCTCACATTGCTTGTAACTGTTACTTCATTACTCTGAAGTTTGCACTGAAGACTGGCCTGTGCGTGTAGCTTACACACCTGGAAGCTCTTGCGAATTTTTCGTGATGTTCAAGAAATTGGGCTCCTTCTACGATTTCACGAATACTGCACCACGTCTTATGGAAAATAATTTATGTTCACAAAAATATGTCGAAACATGGAGCGGCACGAAATTGCGTAAAATGCATGCAAGAAACAAATTATGACATCACCTTCTTTCACACTTGTGACACCACAAGGTGCCTTATAAGCCACAGGGTACTTGGTACGAGCTAGTTTATTGAGTAATGTTCCTTAAGCAGGTGAGACCGGCAACAGTAAAATTGCTGAAAAAGTAACTGATCTGAAAACAATGTGCTACTTGTTAACATCCGATGTGGTAAGTTTGCTGTTGTTGGTGTGTTGGTTCCTAAAGGTAAATTATTGTTAATAAAGTATGTGTTTAGCCCACAAAAGGTACTACGGCCagcacaaactaaaaaaaaaatatgtgggcTATTGTTCACCTGTATTGTCGAGTTTACGGGATTTTTACAAACTTAAGGTtctcaggttggcaggtatgaaatTATGTGATGCTACTCAACGAACCACAAATTCATTCAGCGAGTGGGAACACAGACAGTATTATAAAATGCCAGCAAATTTATCAAACAGGCTAAATTTAGTGGGTAGTTTTCATTAGCACTAAGTCGAACCCCATAACGAAGTAGCCCGAGGCATGAAAATATGTTCGTTATATTGGATGTTCGTTGTAAGCATTTAATATACTACATGCTGATATGGGTGAGAAAGGCTATATTTTACTTTATTATATCTGATAATTCGTTACATCCATGTTCATTGTGCCAACATTGTGCAAATGGCATTAATCTTTGAACCATAAGGCAGTTcagttaattaaaaaaaatttttgtgggTGTGTGATGTGGGTATAAGCTGAGTACTACTGTGTGCTTGCAGGTAAAAGAGAGCTTCAAGGGTTGCATCCGGAACTTCAATGTCAACGACAGATATGTGGACTTGGCCAGCGGAGAGTCGAATGGCGTTGGACAGTGCTTTGCCAACATAGAGCCTGGAGCATTCTTCCAGGGAGATGCCTATGCTGTTTATGGTATGTCAAGAAATACTTTGTCAAAAAGGCAATCTTCATAGAGGACTTAATTATGCGATCTTTTTGGTTCTTATTAGCAGTGTAATTATGGTGCTGAGCGCCTCTACCGGAATACAGTTTGGGACCTTTCCCACCCCCCCGGGTAGCCGTTGCAGAACAAAAGGGAGAGGCGTAGAGATGACAGACTAGGCGAACACCATCACAAAGATGACGAGGGGCACCCTGAGCCCCACAAAAATTACAAGGGTCTGCAATGAATATGCTGAGACTAATTGCTTTGCTTCAGTTGGAGAACTATGAGTGCttgaaaaattagaaaaataaagcgtaataaataGCCTTGCGAGAACGTTTGCAGACACAAGTCCAAAGGTTGGACAAATCGATGTACTAACCATAACTCCCATGGTAGTGGAGCAATCACAATGCCCGAGTTCCCTCTAATAATTCTTGCACGAAACTTTGTGGCCGTCACAAAAAGTTGCAAGCTCAGTGTAGTTTAC is a window from the Dermacentor albipictus isolate Rhodes 1998 colony chromosome 6, USDA_Dalb.pri_finalv2, whole genome shotgun sequence genome containing:
- the LOC139060990 gene encoding laminin subunit alpha-1-like → MPPEHDRMAVLTEQELDQCSDQPPPDLHEKAVKFGDTLNSHVKLFNAIDFKNNFNVTLELRTYYPNGVLLLAQAGSLNRHFALVLSGGRVLLEITEKTPKKLHSHGGLNDGDWHHVGLSKQGSRLTLSVDDKAALMLQVHKRMHFRSPLFVGGIASSLPVPEDLVKESFKGCIRNFNVNDRYVDLASGESNGVGQCFANIEPGAFFQGDAYAVYDEQFNVDNKLELQLEFRTWRLNGVLMSLAENPDGAPSLAMELHEGVVIVSVDLGQNGTGPFRARKMFGSRFAMCDGQWHLLRAHFSRNEISLRIDRHQVAYGLAPSTPSEPHTESPLYIGGLPEHSSNGALFGRDNFVGCLRNLAINDKRIDWIDMASLHNVLPNSCPAN